The Candidatus Methanomethylicota archaeon genome contains the following window.
GTCTCCTCCCGTTATTGATGAGTCTGGTTTAACAAAATGGCATTGGATGGTTCAGTATCCTCAAAACTTGAAAATAGGAAAGTATGTCGATATTGGGGCTTTTACATATTTAAATGCTCTGTACAGAATAGAGATCGAGGACTTTGTTCAAATTGGTTCTCATTGTTCAATTTATTCCATTTCAACAATTGACGGTAGAAAGGGAAAGGTAACTATAAAAAGAAACGCCAGAATCGGAAGCCATACTGTTGTCTTACCAGGAGTAACTATAGGAGAAAACAGTATCATAGGTGCTTTTAGTTTAGTTAAAGAGGATATTCCATCTAATGTAATAGCTTTTGGGGTGCCAGCGAGAATATATAGACGATTAACCGAAGACGAGATAAAAACAATAATAGAAGCTATAAAAACTGTTGAAGAAACAAATAGTGAAGGCGAGTGATATGGGTTGGAGAATACCATTATTCAAAATTTATTGGGATGAAGATAGTGTTAATGAAGTGGTTGAAGTTATAAAAAGCGGGATGAATTGGGCAACAGGGCCTAAAGTCGTAGAATTCGAAAAAGCTATAAGCGAATATTTAGGTGTTAAATATACAGTTACATTCAATTCCGGGACATCTGCCTTACACGCCATTCTTATTGCATATAAATTGAGGCCGGAAGATGAAGTAATTGTTCCTTCATTTACTTTCATAGCAACAGCCAACGCTCCTTTATTTGTAGGAGCAAAGCCTGTTTTTGCTGATATAGAAGAGGAAACATTAGGATTAGATCCTGAAAGCGTCCAGGAAAAAATAACTGATAAAACTAAGGCGATTATTACCGTTCACTATGGTGGCTGCCCAAGCAGAGTAAAAGAACTCAAGGAAATTGCCGAGGATTATCATCTTATACTAATAGAAGATGCTGCAGAAGCTTTTGGCGCTAGAATAGGAGAATTGAAGGTTGGGACGTTCGGGGATGGTGCTGTGTTAA
Protein-coding sequences here:
- a CDS encoding acyltransferase gives rise to the protein MDESGLTKWHWMVQYPQNLKIGKYVDIGAFTYLNALYRIEIEDFVQIGSHCSIYSISTIDGRKGKVTIKRNARIGSHTVVLPGVTIGENSIIGAFSLVKEDIPSNVIAFGVPARIYRRLTEDEIKTIIEAIKTVEETNSEGE